A window of the Oryza brachyantha chromosome 5, ObraRS2, whole genome shotgun sequence genome harbors these coding sequences:
- the LOC102703683 gene encoding beta-glucosidase 22-like has protein sequence MAIFTSSSSSSFFLLLLLLLVAPWRSGEAAAATTALNFTRQDFPREFVFGAGTSAYQYEGATDEDGRSPSVWDTFTRAGSMPDKSTGDRAAGGYHKYKEDVKLMSDTGLEAYRFSISWSRLIPRGRGAVNPKGLEYYNNLIDELVKRGIEIHVTLYHLDFPQILEDEYHGWLSPRIIEDFTAYADVCFREFGDRVKHWTTLDEPNVIALAAYDNGIFPPCRCSPPFGLNCTAGDSTTEPYVVAHNSILVHASVATLYRDKYQATQKGFVGINVYSFWNYPFSSSSADIAATQRAMVFTIGWILEPLVHGDYPEIMKERAGSRIPSFTKEQSELIRGSADFIGINHYTSVYISDGSNGQDTDLRDYTADMAATFRISRNDTPSGQFVPTNLPKDPKGLQYILEYLRDTYPGVPVYVQENGLSTNDSLNDTERVEYLSSYMGSALAALRNGANVKGYFVWSFLDVFELLAGYHSPYGLHRVDFEDPSLPRQPKFSAHWYSKFLRGEVGIDIESITSPAGGYEHSDQ, from the exons ATGGCCAtcttcacctcctcctcttcctccagcttcttcctcctcctgctgctgctgctcgtcgcGCCATGGCGGTCGGGcgaggctgcggcggcgacgacggctctCAACTTCACCAGACAGGATTTCCCCAGGGAGTTCGTCTTCGGGGCCGGCACGTCGGCTTACCAG TATGAAGGAGCTACTGACGAAGACGGAAGGAGTCCAAGCGTCTGGGACACTTTTACTCGTGCAG GTAGTATGCCGGACAAGAGCACCGGCGACCGGGCCGCCGGCGGCTACCACAAGTACAAG GAGGATGTCAAGTTGATGAGTGATACTGGCCTGGAGGCCTACCGGTTCTCCATTTCTTGGTCTAGGCTTATTCCAA gaggaagaggagccgTCAATCCGAAAGGGCTGGAGTACTACAATAACCTGATAGATGAACTAGTCAAACGGG GGATTGAGATACATGTGACTCTCTACCACCTCGATTTCCCTCAAATTCTCGAAGATGAGTACCATGGCTGGCTGAGCCCAAGGATCAT TGAGGATTTCACGGCGTACGCGGACGTGTGCTTCAGGGAGTTCGGCGACCGGGTGAAGCACTGGACCACCCTGGACGAGCCCAACGTgatcgccctcgccgcctacGACAACGGCATCTTCCCGCcgtgccgctgctcgccgccgttcgGCCTCAACTGCACCGCCGGCGACTCCACCACTGAGCCCTACGTCGTCGCCCACAACTCCATCTTGGTGCATGCCTCCGTTGCCACCTTGTACAGGGACAAGTACCAG GCTACCCAGAAGGGGTTTGTTGGCATTAATGTCTACAGTTTCTGGAACTACCCGTTCTCCTCCAGCTCTGCTGACATTGCAGCAACTCAGAGAGCAATGGTTTTCACCATTGGTTG gaTCTTGGAACCCTTGGTGCATGGAGACTACCCTGAAATCATGAAGGAGAGGGCCGGGTCCAGGATCCCATCCTTCACAAAAGAGCAGTCTGAGCTCATCCGTGGGAGCGCTGATTTCATTGGCATCAACCACTACACGTCGGTGTACATCAGCGACGGATCGAATGGCCAAGACACGGATCTTCGGGACTACACTGCTGACATGGCTGCAACCTTCAGAA TTTCGAGGAATGATACACCGAGCGGTCAG TTTGTCCCTACTAATCTTCCAAAGGATCCGAAGGGGCTGCAATATATACTCGAATACCTTCGCGACACATACCCAGGCGTCCCTGTTTATGTTCAAGAAAATG GTCTCTCTACGAACGATTCACTCAATGACACTGAAAGAGTGGAATACTTGAGTAGCTACATGGGTAGCGCATTGGCTGCACTAAG GAACGGTGCCAATGTGAAGGGTTACTTCGTGTGGTCATTTCTCGATGTGTTCGAGCTGCTAGCAGGGTACCACTCGCCATACGGCCTGCATCGGGTGGATTTCGAGGATCCAAGCCTCCCAAGGCAGCCGAAGTTCTCTGCACATTGGTACTCCAAGTTCTTGAGGGGTGAAGTTGGGATCGACATAGAGAGCATCACCAGTCCTGCTGGTGGATATGAACATTCTGATCAATGA